In Bacteroidia bacterium, one genomic interval encodes:
- a CDS encoding porin family protein, translated as MKRKIIVFSFLLLLFSLDSLFAQKQKILNLPKYDRQRFHFGFILGINKTDFVIDRVASFSLIDSLYTVESKGTSGFNLQIVTNMRMGEHFDLRFLPGLAFASRNLVYTFEKGRPLSNVVTKKVESTFVELPLDVKFKSARLNNFRAYVLGGVKYSIDMVSQAKVKAKDKEFVKLQRNDYGYEIGVGCDFYLPMFKFSPEIKMYHGLRNLLVKDDLVYSKSLDGLFSKMFTLSLTFE; from the coding sequence ATGAAACGGAAGATAATTGTTTTTTCTTTCTTGCTTCTTCTGTTCAGTCTTGATAGTTTGTTTGCACAAAAACAAAAAATTCTGAACCTGCCTAAGTATGACAGGCAGCGTTTTCATTTTGGATTTATACTTGGAATCAATAAGACTGATTTTGTGATTGACAGAGTTGCTTCTTTTAGTTTAATAGATTCTCTTTATACTGTTGAATCAAAAGGTACATCGGGTTTTAATCTTCAGATAGTAACCAACATGCGAATGGGCGAGCATTTTGATTTAAGGTTTTTACCCGGACTGGCATTTGCTTCACGCAATCTGGTTTATACATTTGAAAAAGGAAGACCACTAAGTAATGTTGTGACTAAAAAGGTTGAATCAACTTTTGTAGAGTTGCCTTTGGATGTAAAATTCAAATCGGCACGTCTCAATAACTTCAGAGCCTATGTGCTGGGTGGCGTTAAGTACAGCATAGATATGGTGTCGCAGGCAAAAGTAAAAGCCAAAGACAAAGAATTTGTGAAACTGCAACGCAACGATTATGGTTACGAAATAGGAGTAGGATGCGATTTTTATCTTCCCATGTTTAAGTTTTCTCCTGAAATAAAAATGTATCATGGTTTGCGAAATCTTTTGGTGAAAGACGATTTGGTTTATTCAAAATCTCTTGACGGATTGTTTTCAAAAATGTTCACCTTGTCATTGACATTCGAATAA
- a CDS encoding tetratricopeptide repeat protein, with product MKNINFKLLIVLMFSALWFTLGCTSEKKTEMPPKKGQALVDSLKSELLHPQTDTNLVNIYNGLSEHAGWRMSKNDTCIVYAQKAMDLAKNIDFKDGMARAYNNMGNAYAQKIDRQEALKNYFAALELYKETGNKYWQGKVYVNIAITYGEMADYLKAIEYYRNAIIPATKADDQGALAGAYSGIGQMNLAQGDFTEALKNYSIAINIYKKIGKKRETAGVYQNIGAAYIYQGNPTKALEYYKNSLKTAEELNDKFSIANAIALIGDAYGFQGNYTEALKEFYESLKLFEEINDKSGIGFSRLKIGQVCLTQGNFSDALKNFNIYLDIGKELESKERISYAHRMIAEVYTQQNDFPNALKNYLADLKVAEEIGNPSEIAYSNMGIGSVHYAQSDFTSSLKYYFDGLKIFETIRDRGGMASCYTGIGAVYIQQNRAEEAEKWLQKGLVTHKETGSKDGIRDAYGYLSKADSALGNFKGAFENHKMFITYKDSLFNEENTKKLTQASMQYEFDKKQIADSLKFAQEKELGAVKLPKQKAITYGGFAGIAITIVLLFFVYRNYSKQRIANQKLKEAQEQLIRSEKMAAFGVMASRISHEIQNPLNFVNNFSELAEEMVNDIVQNGNENERKETAADLINNLQKIKQHGKRVDAIIKQLQEHTNKGTAHEYFETKQ from the coding sequence ATGAAAAATATTAATTTTAAATTATTGATTGTATTAATGTTTTCTGCTTTATGGTTTACATTAGGATGCACCTCTGAAAAAAAAACCGAAATGCCACCTAAGAAAGGACAAGCACTTGTTGACTCTTTGAAATCCGAATTATTACACCCTCAAACAGACACCAACTTGGTTAATATTTACAATGGCTTAAGTGAGCATGCAGGTTGGAGAATGAGTAAAAACGACACTTGTATAGTTTATGCTCAGAAAGCAATGGATTTAGCCAAAAATATAGATTTTAAAGACGGAATGGCAAGGGCCTACAATAATATGGGAAATGCTTATGCTCAAAAAATCGACCGCCAGGAAGCTCTGAAAAATTATTTTGCCGCTCTTGAACTCTATAAAGAAACAGGAAATAAATATTGGCAAGGAAAGGTTTATGTTAATATTGCAATTACCTATGGCGAAATGGCTGATTATCTTAAGGCCATTGAGTATTACAGAAATGCCATAATTCCCGCAACAAAAGCTGATGACCAAGGGGCACTAGCAGGTGCTTATAGCGGAATCGGGCAAATGAATTTGGCACAGGGAGATTTTACCGAGGCGTTGAAAAACTATAGCATTGCCATAAATATTTATAAAAAGATTGGTAAAAAAAGGGAAACAGCAGGTGTTTATCAGAATATAGGAGCAGCATATATCTATCAGGGCAATCCAACAAAAGCACTTGAATATTATAAAAACAGCCTGAAAACGGCTGAAGAATTAAATGATAAATTTTCTATCGCCAATGCAATAGCACTCATTGGAGATGCCTATGGTTTTCAGGGAAATTACACAGAAGCCCTTAAGGAATTTTATGAATCACTTAAGCTATTTGAAGAAATAAATGACAAGAGTGGTATAGGTTTTAGTCGTCTGAAAATAGGCCAGGTATGTTTAACGCAGGGTAATTTTTCTGATGCTTTGAAAAATTTTAACATTTACCTGGATATCGGCAAAGAATTAGAAAGCAAAGAGAGGATTTCATATGCACACCGTATGATTGCGGAAGTATATACACAACAAAATGATTTTCCCAATGCCCTAAAGAATTATTTAGCTGATCTAAAAGTTGCTGAAGAAATAGGAAACCCATCTGAAATTGCTTATAGCAATATGGGTATAGGAAGTGTGCATTATGCACAGTCCGACTTCACCTCTTCCCTGAAATACTATTTTGATGGATTGAAAATATTTGAAACTATTAGAGATAGGGGTGGAATGGCTTCTTGTTATACCGGGATAGGAGCAGTTTATATTCAGCAAAACCGGGCTGAAGAAGCAGAAAAGTGGTTACAGAAAGGCCTTGTAACACATAAGGAAACAGGTAGTAAAGATGGAATTAGAGATGCTTATGGCTACCTATCCAAAGCCGACAGCGCTTTAGGCAACTTTAAAGGCGCCTTTGAAAACCACAAAATGTTCATTACATACAAAGACAGCCTCTTCAACGAAGAAAACACCAAAAAGCTAACTCAGGCAAGCATGCAATACGAATTTGATAAGAAGCAAATTGCTGATAGTTTAAAGTTTGCACAGGAAAAAGAACTTGGAGCAGTTAAGTTGCCGAAACAAAAAGCAATTACGTACGGTGGTTTTGCAGGAATAGCCATCACCATTGTATTATTGTTTTTTGTTTATCGCAACTACAGCAAACAGCGCATCGCCAATCAAAAACTAAAAGAAGCACAGGAGCAATTAATAAGGAGCGAAAAAATGGCAGCATTTGGTGTGATGGCTTCACGCATTTCGCACGAAATACAAAACCCTTTGAATTTTGTAAACAACTTTTCTGAGCTTGCGGAAGAAATGGTAAATGATATTGTACAAAATGGCAATGAGAATGAAAGAAAGGAAACAGCAGCAGATCTGATAAACAATCTCCAAAAAATAAAACAACACGGGAAGCGCGTTGATGCTATTATTAAGCAACTGCAGGAACATACCAATAAAGGAACAGCTCACGAATACTTTGAAACGAAACAATAA
- a CDS encoding bifunctional ADP-heptose synthase, with protein MNIKQTELFLSRIQKMRALVIGDVMTDAYLWGKVERISPEAPVPVVTVQKRESRPGGAANVAVNLHSLGAMPYICSVVGKDNAGAEFKDMIAKSGMPVDGILSSSKRTTTIKTRVMGNNHQLLRVDAEVVEPLSQTDSEMLLKKTIEIIRKKKPAVIIFEDYDKGALNKTVIEAIVAEAQKHNIPTTVDPKKNNFFHYRNVTLFKPNLKELREGLKTDLEKPTAAALTKLASEFASKQKIKSLLITLSEHGVYYYSKNEKGIIPAHIRNISDVSGAGDTVISVASLAIAAGLSCFEMAAISNLAGGLVCEKIGVVPIDGSQLLNEVKRLSEK; from the coding sequence GTGAATATTAAACAGACTGAATTGTTTCTAAGCCGTATTCAGAAAATGCGGGCATTGGTGATTGGTGATGTCATGACAGATGCTTATTTGTGGGGCAAGGTGGAAAGAATATCTCCAGAAGCACCCGTCCCGGTGGTAACGGTTCAAAAGCGCGAAAGCCGCCCAGGAGGTGCTGCCAACGTAGCCGTTAATCTTCATTCATTAGGAGCCATGCCTTATATCTGTTCAGTTGTTGGAAAAGACAATGCCGGAGCAGAGTTTAAAGATATGATTGCCAAAAGTGGAATGCCTGTTGATGGCATACTTTCCTCTTCTAAAAGAACTACAACCATCAAGACCAGAGTTATGGGCAACAATCATCAGCTTTTGCGGGTCGATGCAGAAGTTGTCGAACCACTGTCACAAACAGACAGTGAAATGCTCCTAAAAAAAACAATAGAGATAATACGGAAAAAAAAGCCAGCGGTAATTATTTTTGAAGATTATGATAAAGGTGCTCTTAATAAGACTGTAATCGAAGCTATTGTTGCAGAAGCACAGAAGCATAATATTCCAACAACGGTTGATCCTAAAAAGAATAATTTTTTCCATTATCGTAACGTAACACTATTTAAGCCCAACCTTAAAGAGTTGCGCGAAGGGCTAAAGACCGATTTGGAAAAGCCAACGGCAGCAGCACTTACGAAGTTGGCATCGGAATTTGCCTCCAAGCAAAAAATTAAGTCATTGCTTATTACCTTGTCAGAACATGGGGTGTATTATTATTCAAAGAATGAAAAAGGAATTATCCCTGCACACATTCGCAACATCAGTGACGTAAGTGGTGCAGGCGACACAGTAATCAGTGTTGCATCTCTGGCAATAGCAGCAGGTTTATCTTGTTTTGAAATGGCTGCAATCAGTAATCTGGCAGGCGGCCTGGTTTGCGAAAAGATTGGTGTTGTTCCTATTGATGGCAGTCAGTTATTGAACGAGGTTAAAAGACTTTCCGAGAAATAA
- a CDS encoding tetratricopeptide repeat protein, with protein MNSFTRLTLGLAAIFFILVVVLSFSGSLTFGHGLGDLAYILPLIFWTLAIGAIYKFTKKVDFNSNKLISVLIVFVLLFSVYYTVRQFTVDRGSEFKWDGHVFLSSAKADHDKQNEEKYKRELQRLDSLITANPNDFKSLYDKGLLFRHNGEWQKSISEYEKAFKVNPNYFDAYFECAYSYSNIKQYEKAVELYQKASDIDTTNNKVKEIIKNLKEYHHL; from the coding sequence ATGAATAGTTTTACACGACTAACACTTGGACTGGCAGCCATATTTTTTATTTTGGTTGTTGTGCTTTCTTTTTCTGGCTCTTTGACTTTTGGACACGGACTTGGCGACTTGGCTTACATACTTCCGCTTATCTTTTGGACACTTGCAATCGGAGCAATTTATAAATTCACCAAAAAGGTTGACTTCAATTCCAACAAGCTGATTTCTGTTCTCATAGTTTTTGTTTTGCTGTTTTCAGTTTATTACACAGTGCGACAATTCACAGTTGACAGAGGTTCTGAATTTAAGTGGGACGGACATGTTTTTTTATCTTCTGCAAAAGCCGACCACGATAAACAAAATGAAGAAAAGTATAAAAGAGAATTACAGCGACTGGACAGTTTGATAACTGCAAATCCAAATGACTTCAAATCACTTTACGACAAAGGACTTTTGTTCAGACATAATGGAGAGTGGCAGAAATCAATTTCTGAATACGAGAAAGCATTTAAAGTGAATCCAAATTATTTTGATGCATACTTTGAATGTGCTTACAGTTACAGCAACATTAAGCAATACGAAAAAGCAGTTGAACTTTATCAAAAGGCATCAGACATTGACACAACAAACAATAAAGTGAAAGAGATAATTAAAAATCTGAAGGAGTATCACCATCTTTGA
- a CDS encoding SWIB/MDM2 domain-containing protein gives MATKKAKKAPAKKAAPKKKAAPKKKAAAPKKKAAPKAKAKTKRTPNAAFMKAMTIGEALHPVVGSKPLPRTEVVKKLWEYIKKNKLQDPKERRNINADDNLKKVFGGKKTVSMFEMTKLVSKHLS, from the coding sequence ATGGCAACTAAAAAAGCTAAAAAGGCACCTGCTAAAAAAGCAGCCCCAAAAAAGAAAGCTGCTCCAAAGAAAAAAGCAGCAGCTCCTAAGAAGAAAGCAGCTCCAAAAGCAAAAGCTAAAACAAAGCGTACTCCAAATGCTGCATTCATGAAAGCTATGACAATTGGCGAAGCACTGCATCCAGTTGTAGGAAGCAAGCCACTTCCACGTACTGAAGTTGTTAAAAAACTTTGGGAATACATTAAGAAAAACAAATTACAGGATCCAAAAGAGAGACGTAACATCAATGCTGATGACAACTTGAAAAAAGTTTTCGGTGGCAAAAAAACCGTTTCTATGTTTGAAATGACTAAACTCGTTAGCAAACACCTTTCTTAA
- a CDS encoding T9SS type A sorting domain-containing protein, whose amino-acid sequence MNKNLYTLLFIFGTFISYGQFVFQKTFGGNNGDYGYTVINSGDGGFIIGGSQASSASGGGFLAKLNSSGDTLWTKAIFPTNSVQAIAKTDDHGFIISGQAGMGGASNQGFGIFKIDSSGTILWNTNIIRSGYINFSTSVLQAYDRNYIAAGTSQEFQFNSYDQFYVTKVDTSGNLLWAKVYQTSGLNYCNQIIQTHDSCFVLIGSSDYPSNSTNIIKINSTGNVIWAKNLSSPGNTFIGHSIQETNDQCFIITGWNFQNGLFVFNASLVKIDSTGTLLWGKSFGGNFNDYGLRIKQTPDNGFLITGYTGSFNLNNWDSYLIKTDSMGSLLWSKTYGGSGNEQCYDMDLSSDSGCIMIGFTSSFGLGYNDCYIIKTDFIGNSGGCFEFNPQTINDTINIMSNNLFIQVLNEGYQFPVGAFTSNFGDVSVACMGNVGVNDFFTETKNIIIYPNPSTGIFTFSSSYNFANAAIEIYDVHGDCIYSDNIINSNQKKICIDKMVDGIYFVKVSEEEKKYSRKIIIEKD is encoded by the coding sequence ATGAATAAGAATCTATATACTCTGCTTTTTATTTTCGGAACATTTATTTCTTATGGCCAGTTTGTTTTTCAAAAAACCTTTGGAGGTAATAACGGTGATTATGGATATACAGTTATTAATTCAGGTGATGGAGGATTTATCATTGGAGGAAGCCAGGCAAGCTCTGCTTCGGGTGGAGGATTTCTTGCTAAATTAAATTCATCTGGAGATACATTATGGACAAAGGCGATTTTTCCAACAAATAGTGTTCAGGCAATTGCTAAAACTGACGATCATGGGTTTATTATAAGTGGTCAAGCCGGAATGGGAGGGGCATCTAACCAAGGGTTTGGTATTTTTAAAATAGATTCTTCAGGCACAATTTTATGGAACACAAACATTATTCGGTCAGGATATATAAATTTTAGTACCTCTGTTTTACAAGCTTATGATAGAAATTACATAGCTGCGGGAACCTCACAGGAATTTCAATTTAATAGTTATGATCAGTTTTATGTTACAAAAGTTGATACATCCGGAAATCTATTGTGGGCAAAAGTTTATCAAACTAGTGGTCTTAATTATTGTAATCAAATAATACAAACCCACGATAGTTGCTTTGTTTTAATTGGTAGTTCAGATTATCCTTCTAACTCTACCAATATAATAAAGATAAATTCAACAGGCAATGTTATTTGGGCAAAAAATCTTTCATCACCAGGGAATACCTTTATTGGACATTCAATTCAGGAAACCAATGATCAATGTTTTATTATTACCGGGTGGAATTTTCAAAATGGACTTTTTGTCTTTAACGCAAGTCTGGTAAAAATTGATAGCACAGGTACTTTACTTTGGGGAAAATCGTTTGGAGGCAACTTTAATGATTATGGATTAAGGATAAAACAAACTCCTGACAATGGATTTTTAATTACTGGCTATACAGGAAGTTTTAACTTGAATAATTGGGATTCTTATTTAATAAAAACAGATAGTATGGGATCTTTGCTGTGGTCAAAAACTTATGGCGGTTCAGGCAATGAACAATGTTATGATATGGATTTATCATCCGACAGTGGTTGTATCATGATTGGGTTCACGTCAAGTTTTGGATTAGGGTATAATGATTGTTATATCATTAAAACTGATTTTATAGGGAATAGTGGTGGCTGCTTTGAATTTAATCCGCAAACGATTAACGATACAATTAACATAATGTCAAACAACCTGTTTATTCAGGTTCTCAATGAGGGTTATCAATTTCCAGTTGGCGCATTTACATCAAACTTTGGAGATGTTAGTGTAGCATGTATGGGTAATGTTGGCGTCAATGATTTCTTTACAGAAACAAAAAATATAATTATTTACCCTAACCCCTCCACAGGAATATTTACTTTTTCAAGCTCATATAATTTTGCTAATGCGGCAATAGAAATTTATGATGTGCACGGAGATTGTATTTATTCAGATAATATAATTAATTCTAACCAAAAAAAAATATGCATAGATAAAATGGTTGATGGAATTTATTTTGTAAAAGTTAGCGAAGAAGAAAAAAAGTATAGTAGGAAAATTATAATTGAGAAAGATTAA
- the ubiE gene encoding bifunctional demethylmenaquinone methyltransferase/2-methoxy-6-polyprenyl-1,4-benzoquinol methylase UbiE — protein MEVTPYNTGESKKEQVRHMFDAVAHRYDFLNHFLSLGIDKIWRRKTIKEIGKLKPRSILDIATGTGDLAIAAASLCPEKIVGVDISEKMLQEGRVKVKAKNLNNIISLHEGDSEQLQFDSQTFDAVMVAFGVRNFQNLEKGLKEMKRVLHDNGKVYILEFSKPTMFPVKQFYGIYSRYLLPLFGKMISGDAAAYSYLPESVKHFRSGSDFALVLKKCGFTNIDIKPMTFGIVTLYIASV, from the coding sequence ATGGAAGTAACGCCTTACAATACCGGAGAATCAAAAAAAGAACAAGTGCGTCACATGTTTGATGCAGTAGCTCACCGTTATGATTTTTTAAATCATTTTCTTTCATTGGGCATTGACAAAATCTGGAGACGAAAAACAATCAAAGAGATTGGTAAACTAAAACCAAGGAGTATTCTGGACATAGCTACAGGTACAGGTGATTTGGCAATTGCAGCAGCAAGTTTATGTCCTGAGAAAATAGTAGGAGTTGATATTTCAGAAAAAATGCTTCAGGAAGGAAGAGTAAAAGTCAAAGCAAAGAACCTGAATAATATTATTTCATTGCATGAAGGCGACAGTGAGCAACTTCAGTTCGACAGTCAAACTTTTGATGCAGTGATGGTAGCTTTTGGTGTGCGAAATTTTCAAAATTTAGAAAAAGGATTAAAGGAAATGAAACGTGTGCTGCATGATAATGGAAAGGTTTATATTCTGGAGTTCAGTAAGCCAACAATGTTTCCTGTTAAACAATTTTATGGCATCTATTCACGTTATCTGTTACCACTTTTCGGCAAAATGATTTCCGGTGATGCAGCTGCCTATTCATATTTGCCTGAATCGGTAAAGCATTTTCGTTCAGGAAGTGATTTTGCACTTGTTTTGAAAAAGTGTGGTTTTACTAATATTGATATTAAACCGATGACTTTCGGAATTGTAACATTATACATTGCATCAGTATGA
- the ppk2 gene encoding polyphosphate kinase 2, with protein MGKKIAIKKASSPPTNTTLAKLKRVSSGDVIKGKSPSQIQNKTIQVRHEAKIEKEVAALEDIIGKSKNKKMSLNDYLEKFSEEERKEVIKLLTNDLENNQVEKHPDEVLSKVWHQGGYPYEYLMTRKNYEKQKYKLQVELLKLQSWVKETGARVVILFEGRDAAGKGGTIKRLMEHLNPRGARVVALEKPTDEEKGQWYFQRYIKHFPSKGEIVLFDRSWYNRAGVEKVMGFCNEEEYLEFMREVPELERNLIRSGIYLFKFWFSISKDEQKRRFNDRENHPLKQWKLSPIDKASLDKWDDYTDAKEKMFFYSDTSDSPWIVIKSNCKKRARLNAMRYVLNRFSYADKDEANIGKLDSLIVGRSNVIYEKGEKRSHEVTSS; from the coding sequence ATGGGAAAGAAAATAGCAATAAAAAAAGCAAGTTCGCCACCAACCAATACTACATTAGCAAAGCTAAAAAGAGTCTCATCGGGAGACGTTATAAAAGGGAAGAGCCCTAGTCAGATTCAAAACAAAACAATTCAGGTTAGACATGAAGCCAAAATTGAAAAAGAAGTGGCTGCACTTGAAGATATAATCGGAAAGTCTAAAAATAAGAAAATGTCTTTAAACGACTATTTGGAAAAATTTTCTGAGGAAGAGAGAAAAGAGGTTATTAAACTACTAACAAATGATTTAGAAAATAATCAGGTTGAGAAACATCCTGATGAGGTTTTGTCAAAAGTTTGGCATCAAGGCGGATATCCTTATGAATATCTGATGACAAGAAAAAACTATGAAAAACAAAAGTATAAATTACAGGTAGAACTATTAAAACTTCAATCATGGGTCAAGGAAACCGGTGCCAGAGTTGTGATTTTATTTGAGGGAAGAGATGCTGCAGGTAAGGGAGGAACAATTAAACGCCTTATGGAACATCTCAACCCAAGGGGTGCGAGGGTTGTTGCCTTAGAGAAACCAACAGATGAGGAAAAGGGGCAATGGTATTTTCAGCGATACATCAAGCACTTCCCATCTAAAGGAGAAATTGTTCTATTCGATCGCTCGTGGTATAACAGAGCAGGAGTAGAAAAAGTAATGGGATTTTGTAATGAAGAGGAATATTTAGAGTTTATGCGTGAGGTTCCGGAATTGGAACGCAACTTAATACGAAGTGGCATATATCTATTTAAATTTTGGTTTTCTATTAGTAAAGACGAACAAAAAAGAAGGTTTAACGACAGGGAAAATCATCCACTAAAACAATGGAAATTATCGCCAATTGATAAAGCCTCATTAGACAAATGGGATGATTATACAGACGCTAAAGAAAAAATGTTCTTCTATTCAGACACTTCAGATTCACCTTGGATTGTTATTAAATCAAACTGTAAAAAACGAGCTAGACTCAATGCAATGAGATATGTTTTAAACAGATTTTCATATGCCGACAAAGACGAAGCCAATATTGGAAAATTAGATTCCTTAATTGTAGGTCGCTCTAATGTAATTTATGAAAAAGGTGAAAAGAGGTCGCATGAAGTGACCTCCTCGTAA
- the xerA gene encoding site-specific tyrosine recombinase/integron integrase: MDLSIKVRKVVHNNENRIIISFPYEEELVLLIKKFEDARWSKTHRAWHIPQNKYNISDIFKVFKNKAWVDYRDFSRKDVLDTTVESGKRGAKTVLEEKISAEAIEKIEKFRFWLHSRRYSPSTINTYLDSIKTFLRFYAFKKIQEIDNNDLIRFNNEYILANNYSASFQNQVVNAVKLFFKTIENSPLDIDAIPRPKRAKKLPNVLSKEEVKAILDTPTNIKHKAMLSLIYACGLRCGEILSLKPNDIDSKRNILHVKNAKGQKDRIVPLSEKIIVLLREYYKATKPKYYLFEGQTKGNRYDARSLQNVLKQSIAKTKITKPVTLHWLRHSYATHLLESGTDLRYIQEILGHNSSKTTEIYTHVSTKSLQQIKSPFDFL; encoded by the coding sequence ATGGATTTATCAATTAAAGTTAGAAAGGTTGTTCATAATAACGAGAATCGTATTATTATTTCTTTTCCTTATGAAGAAGAGCTAGTTTTATTGATAAAAAAGTTTGAAGATGCTCGATGGAGTAAAACGCACCGTGCATGGCATATTCCACAGAATAAATATAATATATCGGATATTTTTAAGGTATTTAAAAATAAGGCGTGGGTTGATTACAGAGATTTTTCGAGAAAAGATGTGTTAGATACCACTGTTGAAAGTGGTAAAAGAGGTGCAAAAACAGTTTTAGAAGAAAAAATAAGTGCTGAAGCCATAGAAAAAATTGAAAAATTCAGGTTTTGGCTTCATTCCAGAAGATACAGCCCAAGTACTATTAACACCTATTTAGATTCTATAAAAACCTTTTTGCGATTTTATGCTTTTAAAAAGATTCAGGAGATTGATAATAATGATTTAATTCGATTTAATAATGAATACATCTTAGCTAATAATTATTCTGCATCGTTTCAAAATCAAGTAGTGAATGCGGTTAAACTTTTTTTTAAAACGATAGAAAATTCTCCTTTAGATATAGATGCCATACCTAGACCAAAACGTGCGAAAAAGTTACCTAATGTACTTAGTAAGGAAGAAGTAAAAGCTATACTTGACACACCCACAAACATTAAACACAAAGCTATGCTTAGTTTAATATATGCTTGTGGATTAAGGTGCGGAGAAATACTTAGTTTAAAGCCAAATGATATAGATTCTAAGAGAAATATACTTCATGTTAAAAATGCTAAGGGGCAAAAAGACAGAATTGTGCCACTGAGTGAAAAGATTATTGTTTTGTTGAGGGAGTATTATAAGGCCACAAAACCCAAGTATTATTTATTTGAAGGTCAAACTAAGGGTAATAGGTATGATGCAAGGAGTTTGCAAAATGTGTTAAAACAAAGTATAGCTAAAACAAAAATTACAAAACCGGTTACTTTACATTGGTTAAGACATAGTTATGCCACGCATTTGCTGGAAAGCGGTACCGATTTAAGATATATACAAGAGATTTTAGGACATAACAGCAGTAAAACAACAGAAATTTATACCCATGTAAGTACCAAAAGTTTACAACAAATTAAATCGCCATTTGATTTTTTATGA